In the genome of Planococcus donghaensis, the window ATTTTACTGGCATAGAAATAAGTCCAGCAGTAGCAGAAGTGGCGAAGAGTCTGACGGAAGAAAACAACAACATATCGATTGAAAACGCAGATCTTTGGGAATACAAACCCGACGAACAACAAGGGATGGTTATGATGAACAACGTCATTCACTATATCGACCTCGACAAACGCCAAGATCTATTTAAAGAATTAGCCAGCTGGGTTAAAGAAAAAGGAATTTTATCAGTGGTGACACCAATTGCAGGCGATAGTGATAGCCCGCCATTTGCCAATGTCTTTAATAGCTTTTTCTCATCTTTCGACAATTTATACCGTTTACCAGAACGAGAAGAGTTGGTCGAATGGGGAGAGCAAGCAGGTCTCAAATTACTAAGCATCCAAACCGTCATAAAAGAAGGAGGCTGGTATATTGTGCAATATGAAAAGAAAAGCTGAAGAAGCCGTTAAGGTTCGACAGGTATAAGGAAAAATAAAAAACAACCTTGAAGGATATTCGCCTTCAAGGTTGTTTTTATTACTTGCGTAATGAACCAAGTTCAGTTGCAATAGCTTGCATTTCACTTGTACTAAACTTGTCGCGTGTTGCGACCATTTGGTATAAGTCATGTAAATCTTCATATTGAGAAGCGTTGAAATGTTCAGCTTTCATTGCATCAACATTGACCATACGCAATTTTGCTTTTATTTCTTCGATCATGAAGCTGACATTTTCTGGAGAAGGTGTAGATAAGTCCATGATAAGTTCCTGCCTTTCAGGTGGGTATACTTTATCATTTCATTATTCAAATGCAATGTCAATTGCCAGCTTGTTTTGCTTCTTTTTCTTCTTTGATTTTTGCAATAATGCGTTTCGTTTCTAGAACAATGACACCTGACAAACCGAGAAGTCCGATTAAGTTAGGGAATGCCATTAATCCATTCATAACGTCAGAGAAAGTCCAGACAACATCAAGTGAAACAGTTGCACCAACGAATACCATTAAGACAAATGCTACGCGGTAAACAATCAGCAATGCTGGATTCTTAAATAAGTATTGGAAACATTTCTCTCCGTAATATGACCAACCAATAATCGTAGAAGATGCAAAGAAGATTAAACCGATAGCTACGATAATCGGACCTGCGCCTCCTAGAAATTGTTCGAAAGCAGCCGTTGTTAATGCGGCGCCTTCAAGAGTTTCATCTTTATAAAGACCTGACATAACAATCGTCACACCTGTGATTGAACAAATAATGATTGTATCAAAAAGTACTTGTGTCATTGACACTAATGCCTGACGTCCAGGTAAATCTGTGATAGCAGCAGCTGCAGCGATCGGAGCCGATCCAAGTCCAGCTTCGTTGGAGAATACGCCTCGTGCGACACCATAGCGAATAGCAGCACCAATAGCACCACCGACTGCAGCTTCACCTGTAAATGCAGCACTGAAAATTGTACCAAGAGCAGCTGGAATCAATTCCATGTTCAGAATCATAATAATGATACCTGCGATTATATAAAATAATGCCATGAAAGGAACAAAGAAAGAGGTAACACGTCCGATACTCTTAATCCCGCCAAGTAAAACTAGAGCAGTGAATATTGTTAAAATGATTCCTGTAATCCATGTTGGAACGCTAAATGTATCACGAACAACCGATGCAACGGAGTTTGATTGTGTTCCGTTCCCGATACCAAAAGCAGCAATGGCTCCGAAAATAGCAAATAATACTGCTAACCATTTTTGTTTTAATCCGTGTTCAAGGTAATACATAGGTCCGCCAGCCATTTGGCCTCTGGCGTCTACTACACGATACTTAACAGCAAGAATGGCTTCACCGTATTTAGTCGCCATCCCGAAGAATGCAGAAAACCACATCCAGAAAATAGCACCTGGTCCACCAAGAATAACAGCGGTCGCAACACCGACAATATTACCGGTACCAACTGTGGCAGCCATTGCAGTAGAAAGTGCTTGGAAATGACTAATATCTCCTTTAGAAGTTGTGTCAGTATTTTTAGTGAAAACCAATTTTAATGCATAAGGCAATAAACGAAGCTGCAGGACACCTAAACGAACGGTTAAGAAAATTCCTGTTCCTACTAATAAAATTAATAAAGGTGGTCCCCATACAAATCCGCTAATCGTACCCAATAATTCTTCAAATTGTGCCATTATTATTCCCCCTTATATCGCTCCTCTTCTATCTATAAAACCTCCTGTAAACATAATATTCCGAAACTTCTTAGAGATAGTCAAGCTATTTTTACAAAAAAAGCGTTTAGGTCCCTAATGATTAGGGAAAATTCCTAACAGATGTGAAATTATTTATACTACTGGGAGGAATTTAGGATGAGCCAAAACAAATTGATGACAGGATTATTAGTAGGAGCAGCAGTGGGAGTTATTGTCTCGCTATTTGACCGCAATACAAGAAACGATGTTATTGAAAAATCTAGAAAAGCGTCTGACAATGCAAAATACTATGCTTCAAATAGAGATGAATTAGTGCAAGCTTTCCAGCAGCAAGCTGAGAGAGCTCAAAACTTATATTCTCGTATTTCTGAAGATGCTTCTTATGTAGGAAGTAAAGTAAATGAATTAAAAGAAATGTCTCCACAAGTAAAAGAAATGGCGCTTGAAACAAAAGAGGCGTTCTTAGATACAAAAGAAGCGGTTATCGAAACAAAAGAAGATGTCGTGTCAGCAGTGAAAGAAGACAATCCATCTCCAACTACTTCGTTAGGAGATAACAATACAACCGATTCAAACAGTCAACCCAGCGGGAAAACCAATTCAGAAAATCGGTTATAGGAAGTTTGTACCGATGAAGCCCGCAGATCAGCAACCTACTGACAGCGAAAAACGTGCCTTTTCGAACACTTATGATGTAACAAAAGGTAGCGGGTTTTTAAAAGAATTGTTTCAACGGATTAAAGACGTCGACGTGCCAGGGCTTGGAGCACAGTTGGCGTTTTTTTTCCTCTTATCGATATTTCCTTTATTAATTTTCTTAGTTACATTATTGCCCTATTTGGCCTTGTCGCGTGGCGAAATTTTTAACTTTTTAGAAGAAGTTGTGCCTGGAACGGTCTACGTTCTCATTGAAAGTACAGTGGTAGAAGTTTTAACTACACAAAATACAGGGTTACTATCTTTTGGTATTTTAGCAACCATATGGTCGGCGAGTCTAGGTATGAACGCGCTGATAAAATCGCTGAATCTCTCCTATAAAGTTGCAGAAAATCGTCCGATTCTTTTGGCTAGAGCAATGTCGATTATCTTAACGGTTTTGTTGATTTTCATTTTAATCGTAGCGCTAGCTTTGCCGATTTTTGGCGAACAACTTGGAAGGTTGATTTTTTCATTTTTAGGCTTGGAAGAAAGCTTTTTAGTCGTTTGGAATTCTGTCCGCTTTACCATTCCGGCTATCGTCATTTTTGTTGCGTGTGCCATTATTTATTGGTTGGCTCCAAATGTGAGGCTTAATATTTTAAGTGTGCTAGCTGGAGCTGCTTTTGCGGCAACAGGGTGGTTGCTGACATCTTACTTATTTTCCATTTATGTTAAAAATTTCGGAAGTTTCTCTGCAACGTATGGCAGTATTGGAGCTATTATTGTGTTGATGCTTTGGTTGTATGTCTCTGCAATGATCTTAGTGATTGGTGGCCAGATTAATGCCGTGATGAAAGAAAGACGGCATTTGTTAAAGAAGAAAACGACGTGAATGGTTAACCATTCACGTCGTTTTTTGTTATACACTGCGATTAAGCATGCGCAAGCCGTTTAAAATGACTAAAATCGTACTGCCTTCGTGACCAATAACACCGAGCGGTAGTGTAATCGTTTGGAAAAAGTTTGAGATGATTAAAATTATGATAACAGCAACTGAAAAAAAGATGTTTTGTTTAACGATACGTTGCATTTTCTTAGAAAGGCGAATTGCGTAGGCAATACGAGATAAATCATTTTTCATCAAGATGACATCTGCCGTTTCCAACGCAATATCTGTTCCTTCACCCATGGCGATCCCAGTAGTCGCAGTTGCAAGAGCAGGAGCATCGTTTATGCCGTCGCCTGTCATCGCCACAAATTCGTATTTTTTTACAAGTTTTTTCAGTTCATCGACCTTATCAGCTGGTAAGCATTCTGCAATATAGTCGTCAACTCCTGTTTCTTTTGCAATGACACCTGCAGTTTTGCGATTGTCGCCCGTCAGCATAATGCAATAGATGCCTGCTTTTTTTAGTTCATCGATTGTTGCCTTAGTATTGTTACGAACTGTATCTTTCAATGCCATAGCGGCGAGTATGCCTTTACTGTCACGAACAAAGGTCACCGTTTTCCCTTGGTTCGCTAGTTTTTCCAATAAACCATCTTCAAAAGCCGCAGCGAGGGATTCTCCAACAAACTTTGGTTTTCCAACTAGAAACTCTTCGTTGTTAATAGTGGATTTTAAGCCGTTGCCAGGAACATCTTCTATCATTAAGTTAGGCAAAGGAACAATTCCTTCAGAAACTATAAAATCATGAATAGCTTTTGCTAAAGGATGATTTGACTGCGACTCAATTCCAGCAATTCTGGCCATTGCTAACTGTGAATCGGCTCCTGGACGAATAACAAAATCAGTCACTTCGGGTTTGCCTCTAGTCAATGTGCCTGTTTTATCAAGGGCAATAGCTTGAACCATGCTTAGATTTTCTAAATGGATCCCGCCTTTAAAAATGATGCCGTTTTTTGCACCGTTGGATATGGCAGCAAGTGTCGCAGGCATGATTGAAGCAACAAGGGCGCAAGGAGAGGCTACTACGAGCAAGACGATTGCACGGTAAAAGGTTGTATTCCAATCCCAACCAACTAGATAATGGGGCAGGAATAACATTAAGACAAAAACGAAGATGACGACTTTTACATAACGCCCTTCAAACCGTTCGATAAATTGCTGAGAAGGGGATTTTTCACTTTGTGCAGATTGCACCAAGTCAATGATTTTTTGAAATAAGGTTTCAGTGCTAGGCTTAGTCATTTCCATCGTAATGGTACCAGACAAATTAACCGTACCTGCAAAAAGCTCGTCTTCCTTGTATTTAGAAACAGGGAGAGCCTCACCACTTATTGCTGATTCGTCCACTGCCGTTTGCCCTTTTTGAAGGACACCGTCTACAGGAACGCGTTCTCCTGGCTTTACCACAATAGAGTCTCCAGTACTCAGTTCATTTAAAGAAACGAGAACTGTTTGATTGTCTCTGACTAACCAGGCTGTTTCGGGTTGAATTTTCATTAAAGACGTAATTTCTTTTTTGCTTTTGTTGATCGTATACGTTTCTAATGCACCGCTCAGAGAAAATATAAAGATTAAGATTGCGCCTTCGGTCCAATATCCAATGATCGAAGAGCCAACTGCCGCTAAAATCATTAAAATTTCAACATTTAATTGTTTATCTTCAAGGGTTTTAAGTATGCCATATTTGGCTTTGGCATAGCCTCCAATTCCGAAGGCGAGTATATAAATAATAGCGGAGAGAGTAGCGTTTTGCTGTAGTTCGAGTGTGAAGGCAATGACGATTAATATACCGGATATTATAGAGGCAATCAATTCAATATGCATTTTAACAAATGACATGAGTAGCACCTCACTTTCTAGAATCCAATTTAATCAATCCACATAGACGAATAAATATTAAGGAGCTTGAGAAAGGAGAAATTTAAAACCTATTTACTCTTTAGTTTATCACAGAGCTTCCAAACAAAAGGAGAATGAGGCTTATGTGAAAAGTCAAAAAAAAAAATCCGCTCTCAAAGAAAGCGGATTTACAGATTATTGGTCTTCAGAAGGGCGACTTTGAAATTGTTTCATTTTGTCGTCTAGATCATCAACCATCGCGATCAAGCGATCAATGTCTTCTAGTTCTGTGTTTTCAGGTTCAATCGTATCTAATACTTCTAAAAACATACTTAAGCGTTGTTTCATATAAGAAACTTGCTGTTCTTTATTCGTAATGGATTTTCCCATGTGATACACCTCGTTTCGCAAGTTAATCGTAACGGAAAACGAAAAATATTTCAATAAACTATGGGTATAACGAATTATTTTACTAGTTTTTATATTTTGAATATTTACTTAATAGATTGTGTGTGTTAAGTTAAGGTTAATCAAAAGAGAGGGGAGGCCGAAGGAAATCAGCGAAACCACATCACAGCATCAGGAAATTCGAAGGAGGCGGTTCGCACATTTCATCGGTACTTTAACCGAGAATGACTTTATGAAAGATAACCTAACCGTATATAAAACGTAAAAGGCTCATCCACCATCTGATAACAGATAGGGAATGAGCCTTTTATGATGATTAACGAATTTCGTAGGTTTCAACAACTTCAATTGAATCGTGAACAGATTGAACCATTGAGCAGTTTTTACGCGTCAATTCTAAAATACGCGGCATTTTCTCGTCTTTAATATCACCTGTAATAATAAAGTGCAAATGTACTTTTTCTACTCGACCAGCGACTTCGTCATTGCGGACAACTTCTTTTACTTCGATTTGAATATCCTCAAAAGACATTCTCATTTTATCAAATACTTTTCTCATCACTCCACCACTACAAATCGCCAATGAAGATACTAATAATTGATAAGGTCTAAAGCCGTATTCTTCATTACTGGAGATTTGAAGGTCTCCAAAAGGCAAATGCCCTGTAAATCCATTTTCATTCATTGAAAAATTCATCTTATAACGCCTCCCTATGATAGAATTGTATCTGAAATCTTCGTAAATACAAAAGAACAAGCTCATAAGGAGGCACCATGAAATCATATTTACAAAGTGCCCGTGGACGATTTTGGATTTTGGTTATTATCGTCTCAATTTCTGGCTTTTCACAAGGCATGTTATTACCATTGATCGCTGTTATTTTTGAACAAGATGGTGTTTCTTCTGCGTTAAATGGGCTAAGTGCCACCGGTTTATATGTGGGGACGCTGTTGATTGCGCCTTTTATGGAACCGCAACTACGCAAGTTTGGCTATAAACCGCTCATTTTAGTTGGCGGGGGTTTGGTCATCCTGTCTCTTTTTCTTTTTACGTTATGGAAATCGGTATTGTTTTGGTTTTTGTTGCGGACATTGATTGGAGTTGGAGATCAAGCTCTTCATTTTTCGACACAAACATGGATTACAAGTACATCACCTCAGCACCGATTAGGTCGTAATATTGCAATCTACGGTATGTCTTTTAGCATTGGATTCGGAGCAGGGCCTTTATTTGTACCCATGGTAGAAGTATTTGAAGCTTTGCCCTTTATCGTATCTGGAATTCTATGTTTGGTGGCTTGGTCTTTGGTTTTTTTAGTGAAAAATGATTTCCCTGAAGTTACTGGCAGCGCCATGACAGCACGTGGAACAATTGGTCGTTTTAAAGCAGCCCTTTTAATCGCATGGGTCGCATTTTTACCGCCACTGGGCTATGGGTTTTTAGAAGCTTCTCTTAATGCAATTTATCCAGTCTATGCATTACGACAATCAATTGAAGTTGGTATGGTTTCAATTATGTTGGCCGCTTTTTCAGCAGGTGCTATAGCCACGCAGTTACCGTTAGGAAATTTGAGTGATCTCATTGGTCGGAAAAAAGTCTTGCTAATCGCGCTAGCTGGTGGTGCAGTGGTTTTTGTAGCAGCTAGTTTTTATGAAACAAATGTATGGGTAACTGTAGGGTGTTTTGCCATAGCAGGTATGTTTGTGGGCTCTACATTTTCGCTTGGTATTTCGTACATGGCAGACTTGATGCCAAAAGAATTATTGCCGACAGGGAACTTGCTATGTGGAATTGCATTTAGTATTGGAAGTTTAGCAGGACCTACAATGGGTGGGCTGTTTATTCAATACGCAGGAGGATTAAGTTTCTTATTACTTATCGCGAGTATATTAGTGGTAATTGCCATACCTATCGCATTAAAAAAACCAAATAAAACAAGTAATGTTTAACAAAAGAATGTGGCCTTTCTTTTCGTAAAGTGACTAAAGCGATGTGTTCTCAAAAAAACTGTAGCCAACTCGATTAATTCGAGTTGGCTACAGTTTTGTTATTTCAGTACTAGTTTTGTAACGGATTCTACTTGCGCAGTTTGCGGGAACATATCAACGGGTTGAATATATTCAATTCGATAAATTTTTGTTAATTGTTGCAAGTCTTTTGCCAAAGTAGAAGGGTTACAAGACGTATAAACAAAACGTTTTGGTTTCACTTTCAAGATGGTTTGCAAAAGTGAATCTGCTAGACCTGTACGCGGCGGATCAACTGTTAACACATCTGGAACAAAACCTTCGTTGCTCCACAGCTCTAACCATTTTTCAGCGGTACCTGTTACGTATTTCGCAGTGTATCCTTGCGCTTTCGCATTTGCTTTTGCATCGACAACACTTTCATGTAAAACGTCCATGCCACGAATTTCTTTCGCACTATCAGCTAACCAAAGACCAATTGTTCCGACACCACAATACGCATCAACGACGGTTTCTTTACCCGTCAACTGAGCAGCGCGTTTGATTTCATCATACAACTTAACGGTTTGAGTCGGATTGAGTTGGAAAAAGGCACGTGCCGATAAATCGAATGCTAATTCGCCAAGTTCTTCATGAATGGTATCTTTACCGAATAATGTGATGCTCTCATCACCAAATACAAGAGACGTTTTTTCTTTATTGATGTTTTGGACGATTGATACTAAGTTAGTATCAATTTTCTTCAAGCGCTCTAGCAACAATTCTTTTTGTGGAATTTTCGATCGTGTTGTGACTAGAACAAGTTGAATCTCTCCAGTATTAACTCCCGTGCGCACGACGATTGTACGGATAATTCCTTTCATCGTCTTGC includes:
- a CDS encoding DUF1128 domain-containing protein — protein: MDLSTPSPENVSFMIEEIKAKLRMVNVDAMKAEHFNASQYEDLHDLYQMVATRDKFSTSEMQAIATELGSLRK
- a CDS encoding heavy metal translocating P-type ATPase, with translation MSFVKMHIELIASIISGILIVIAFTLELQQNATLSAIIYILAFGIGGYAKAKYGILKTLEDKQLNVEILMILAAVGSSIIGYWTEGAILIFIFSLSGALETYTINKSKKEITSLMKIQPETAWLVRDNQTVLVSLNELSTGDSIVVKPGERVPVDGVLQKGQTAVDESAISGEALPVSKYKEDELFAGTVNLSGTITMEMTKPSTETLFQKIIDLVQSAQSEKSPSQQFIERFEGRYVKVVIFVFVLMLFLPHYLVGWDWNTTFYRAIVLLVVASPCALVASIMPATLAAISNGAKNGIIFKGGIHLENLSMVQAIALDKTGTLTRGKPEVTDFVIRPGADSQLAMARIAGIESQSNHPLAKAIHDFIVSEGIVPLPNLMIEDVPGNGLKSTINNEEFLVGKPKFVGESLAAAFEDGLLEKLANQGKTVTFVRDSKGILAAMALKDTVRNNTKATIDELKKAGIYCIMLTGDNRKTAGVIAKETGVDDYIAECLPADKVDELKKLVKKYEFVAMTGDGINDAPALATATTGIAMGEGTDIALETADVILMKNDLSRIAYAIRLSKKMQRIVKQNIFFSVAVIIILIISNFFQTITLPLGVIGHEGSTILVILNGLRMLNRSV
- the rlmD gene encoding 23S rRNA (uracil(1939)-C(5))-methyltransferase RlmD, whose translation is MNDKPIIEEGQKIPMTIKRLGINGEGIGYFKRNVVFVPGALPGEEVTAQVTVVKRNFAQARIIKIRTASPHRQTPPCPIYEACGGCQLQHMTYSQQLVEKRDLVVQALERYLKGTKVKVEETIGMEDPWRYRNKSQFQTRLKGSKVIAGLFAEGSHQLLDIDECIVQHPDTTVITNAVKRILEELKMPIYDGKTMKGIIRTIVVRTGVNTGEIQLVLVTTRSKIPQKELLLERLKKIDTNLVSIVQNINKEKTSLVFGDESITLFGKDTIHEELGELAFDLSARAFFQLNPTQTVKLYDEIKRAAQLTGKETVVDAYCGVGTIGLWLADSAKEIRGMDVLHESVVDAKANAKAQGYTAKYVTGTAEKWLELWSNEGFVPDVLTVDPPRTGLADSLLQTILKVKPKRFVYTSCNPSTLAKDLQQLTKIYRIEYIQPVDMFPQTAQVESVTKLVLK
- a CDS encoding OsmC family protein, giving the protein MNFSMNENGFTGHLPFGDLQISSNEEYGFRPYQLLVSSLAICSGGVMRKVFDKMRMSFEDIQIEVKEVVRNDEVAGRVEKVHLHFIITGDIKDEKMPRILELTRKNCSMVQSVHDSIEVVETYEIR
- a CDS encoding YtxH domain-containing protein; the protein is MSQNKLMTGLLVGAAVGVIVSLFDRNTRNDVIEKSRKASDNAKYYASNRDELVQAFQQQAERAQNLYSRISEDASYVGSKVNELKEMSPQVKEMALETKEAFLDTKEAVIETKEDVVSAVKEDNPSPTTSLGDNNTTDSNSQPSGKTNSENRL
- a CDS encoding MFS transporter, translated to MKSYLQSARGRFWILVIIVSISGFSQGMLLPLIAVIFEQDGVSSALNGLSATGLYVGTLLIAPFMEPQLRKFGYKPLILVGGGLVILSLFLFTLWKSVLFWFLLRTLIGVGDQALHFSTQTWITSTSPQHRLGRNIAIYGMSFSIGFGAGPLFVPMVEVFEALPFIVSGILCLVAWSLVFLVKNDFPEVTGSAMTARGTIGRFKAALLIAWVAFLPPLGYGFLEASLNAIYPVYALRQSIEVGMVSIMLAAFSAGAIATQLPLGNLSDLIGRKKVLLIALAGGAVVFVAASFYETNVWVTVGCFAIAGMFVGSTFSLGISYMADLMPKELLPTGNLLCGIAFSIGSLAGPTMGGLFIQYAGGLSFLLLIASILVVIAIPIALKKPNKTSNV
- a CDS encoding YihY/virulence factor BrkB family protein, with translation MKPADQQPTDSEKRAFSNTYDVTKGSGFLKELFQRIKDVDVPGLGAQLAFFFLLSIFPLLIFLVTLLPYLALSRGEIFNFLEEVVPGTVYVLIESTVVEVLTTQNTGLLSFGILATIWSASLGMNALIKSLNLSYKVAENRPILLARAMSIILTVLLIFILIVALALPIFGEQLGRLIFSFLGLEESFLVVWNSVRFTIPAIVIFVACAIIYWLAPNVRLNILSVLAGAAFAATGWLLTSYLFSIYVKNFGSFSATYGSIGAIIVLMLWLYVSAMILVIGGQINAVMKERRHLLKKKTT
- a CDS encoding SE1561 family protein, whose protein sequence is MGKSITNKEQQVSYMKQRLSMFLEVLDTIEPENTELEDIDRLIAMVDDLDDKMKQFQSRPSEDQ
- a CDS encoding alanine/glycine:cation symporter family protein, producing MAQFEELLGTISGFVWGPPLLILLVGTGIFLTVRLGVLQLRLLPYALKLVFTKNTDTTSKGDISHFQALSTAMAATVGTGNIVGVATAVILGGPGAIFWMWFSAFFGMATKYGEAILAVKYRVVDARGQMAGGPMYYLEHGLKQKWLAVLFAIFGAIAAFGIGNGTQSNSVASVVRDTFSVPTWITGIILTIFTALVLLGGIKSIGRVTSFFVPFMALFYIIAGIIIMILNMELIPAALGTIFSAAFTGEAAVGGAIGAAIRYGVARGVFSNEAGLGSAPIAAAAAITDLPGRQALVSMTQVLFDTIIICSITGVTIVMSGLYKDETLEGAALTTAAFEQFLGGAGPIIVAIGLIFFASSTIIGWSYYGEKCFQYLFKNPALLIVYRVAFVLMVFVGATVSLDVVWTFSDVMNGLMAFPNLIGLLGLSGVIVLETKRIIAKIKEEKEAKQAGN